From one Solanum stenotomum isolate F172 chromosome 12, ASM1918654v1, whole genome shotgun sequence genomic stretch:
- the LOC125846843 gene encoding nuclear transport factor 2B produces the protein MEEQTEIVGRAFVDHYYNLFDNDRSSVGTLYQPSSMFSFEGQKLLGSEDISAKLNALPFGQCRHVISTIDSQPSSFSGGIIVFVSGSIQLLGEDHPLRFSQMFHLIPTMEGSFFVQNDIFRLNYG, from the exons ATGGAAGAACAAACAGAAATAGTAGGAAGGGCATTTGTAGATCACTATTACAATCTTTTCGACAATGATCGATCATCGGTTGGTACTCTGTATCAACCAAGCTCCATGTTCTCATTTGAGGGCCAAAAGTTGCTCGGAAGTGAAGATATCTCTGCTAAGCTTAATGCCTTGCCTTTTGGACAATGCCGCCATGTGATTAGCACCATTGATTCTCAACCTTCGTCATTTTCTGGAGGGATCATAGTCTTTGTCAGTGGAAGCATTCAACTTCTTGGAGAGGACCATCCACTGAGGTTTAGTCAG ATGTTTCACTTGATCCCAACTATGGAAGGAAGCTTCTTTGTGCAGAATGACATATTTCGCCTCAACTATGGCTAG
- the LOC125846822 gene encoding pectinesterase-like: MATSTQPLLDSPKSKSSSSTKALFVLLSLAAIVGSVGFISINGNNPSISLTTRVCDTAHDQPSCLSMVTEVAPAGVVMDTKTVDLLQMVLHKSSLKIHETIHLASNVNGRINNGQEQAALADCLELMDLSRDRLMDSMMGLGNLSAQAHFDVHSWLSSILTNHVTCIDGLNGQARSIMEPMLNDLVARARTSLALMVAIAPPKSTNNNNNLPPTVSDDGLPSWVSANERKLLQLSANAIAANVVVAKDGSGKYKTVKEAVASAPDNSKTRFVIYVKKGIYKENVEIGKKKKNIMLVGDGMDATIITGNLNVIDGSTTFKSATVAAVGDGFIAQDLQFQNTAGPQKHQAVALRVGADQSVINRCKIDAFQDTLYTHTLRQFYRDCYITGTVDFIFGNAAVVFQNSKLAARKPMTGQKNMVTAQGREDPNQVTGTSIQNCDIIPSSDLAPVKGSVKTYLGRPWKAYSRTVYMQSNIGDHIDPAGWSEWDGDFALKTLYYGEYMNKGAGAGISKRVNWPGYHKALTTSEAAKFTVGQLIQGAAWLKSTGVAYTEGL; encoded by the exons ATGGCTACTTCCACTCAACCATTGTTAGATTCTCCCAAATCAAAATCCTCCTCTTCTACTAAAGCTCTCTTTGTGCTTCTCTCTTTAGCAGCTATTGTGGGCTCAGTTGGATTCATTTCAATCAATGGAAATAACCCATCAATTTCCTTGACAACCCGTGTTTGTGATACAGCCCATGATCAGCCATCTTGCTTGTCCATGGTGACTGAGGTTGCACCTGCTGGTGTTGTGATGGATACAAAAACAGTTGATTTATTACAGATGGTTTTGCATAAATCGTCCTTAAAAATCCACGAGACGATCCATTTGGCGAGCAATGTGAATGGTCGGATCAATAATGGCCAGGAGCAAGCAGCTCTAGCAGATTGTCTAGAGTTGATGGATTTGTCAAGGGATAGATTGATGGACTCCATGATGGGACTTGGGAACCTATCGGCCCAAGCCCATTTTGATGTTCATTCATGGCTAAGTAGCATTCTCACCAACCATGTTACTTGCATAGATGGGCTAAATGGCCAGGCCCGGTCTATTATGGAGCCTATGTTGAATGATTTAGTAGCAAGAGCAAGGACTTCCTTGGCCTTGATGGTTGCAATTGCACCACCAAAGagtactaataataataataatttaccaCCAACAGTTAGTGATGATGGATTGCCCTCATGGGTTAGTGCTAATGAAAGAAAGCTTTTGCAACTTTCTGCTAATGCTATAGCAGCCAATGTTGTAGTGGCTAAAGATGGTAGTGGAAAATATAAGACCGTAAAAGAAGCAGTTGCGTCTGCTCCAGATAATAGTAAGACTAGATTTGTTATTTATGTGAAAAAGGGAATTTACAAAGAAAATGTTGAGAttgggaaaaagaagaagaatattatgcTTGTGGGTGATGGCATGGATGCTACTATTATCACTGGCAACTTGAATGTTATTGATGGCTCAACAACTTTCAAATCTGCAACTGTTG CTGCTGTTGGGGATGGATTCATAGCCCAAGATCTACAGTTCCAAAACACAGCAGGGCCACAAAAGCACCAAGCAGTGGCCCTTCGTGTTGGAGCAGATCAGTCCGTTATCAATCGTTGCAAAATAGATGCATTCCAGGACACTCTCTATACCCACACTCTCCGTCAATTCTACAGAGATTGTTATATTACTGGCACTGTCGATTTCATCTTCGGTAACGCAGCAGTTGTATTCCAAAACTCTAAACTCGCAGCCCGAAAGCCCATGACCGGACAGAAAAACATGGTTACGGCTCAAGGTCGTGAAGATCCAAACCAAGTTACAGGAACTTCAATCCAAAATTGTGATATTATTCCTAGCTCGGACCTTGCACCAGTGAAAGGGTCCGTCAAGACATATTTGGGCAGACCATGGAAAGCGTATTCGCGGACAGTATACATGCAGTCCAATATTGGAGACCATATTGATCCAGCAGGTTGGTCAGAATGGGACGGTGATTTTGCATTGAAAACATTGTATTATGGTGAGTACATGAACAAAGGAGCTGGTGCTGGAATTAGTAAGAGAGTGAACTGGCCTGGTTATCATAAAGCCTTAACTACATCAGAGGCCGCGAAATTCACTGTGGGTCAGCTCATTCAAGGAGCAGCATGGTTAAAATCTACTGGTGTCGCTTACACTGAAGGGCTGTGA